One region of Miscanthus floridulus cultivar M001 chromosome 19, ASM1932011v1, whole genome shotgun sequence genomic DNA includes:
- the LOC136529612 gene encoding MYB-like transcription factor ODO1, with translation MGRQPCCDEVGVKKGPWTAEEDQKLVGFLLTHGHCCWRVVPKLAGLPRCGKSCRLRWTNYLRPDLKRGLLSDDEERLVIDLHAQLGNKWSKIAAQLPGRTDNEIKNHWNTHIRKKLLRMGIDPVTHLPLQQEPPAPLPPEQEQEEEPHQPQNGGELMQEGAGEDDITPMIQPHEIMAPPPPRPTAAASNCGSAVSSASAGSASVVSPSCSSSASASAASSVEATEWLEPMYLFGMDGIMDAGWGGLLFPSTGAGAGGGFGLGAVDPFDQYPGGGFDQDDHWM, from the exons ATGGGGAGGCAGCCGTGCTGCGACGAGGTGGGCGTGAAGAAGGGCCCGTGGACGGCGGAGGAGGACCAGAAGCTCGTCGGCTTCCTCCTCACCCACGGCCACTGCTGCTGGCGCGTCGTTCCCAAGCTCGCAG GGCTGCCGAGGTGCGGGAAGAGCTGCAGGCTGCGGTGGACCAACTACCTGAGGCCCGACCTCAAGAGGGGCCtgctctccgacgacgaggagaggcTCGTCATCGACCTGCACGCGCAGCTCGGCAACAA GTGGTCCAAGATCGCGGCGCAGCTACCGGGGAGGACGGACAACGAGATCAAGAACCACTGGAACACACACATCCGCAAGAAGCTCCTCCGGATGGGGATCGACCCCGTCACCCACCTGCCATTGCAGCAGGAGCCGCCCGCTCCTCTTCCTCCGGAGCAAGAGCAGGAAGAAGAACCGCATCAGCCGCAGAACGGCGGCGAGCTCATGCAGGAGGGTGCGGGGGAAGACGACATCACGCCGATGATCCAGCCGCACGAGAtcatggcgccgccgccaccacgtccGACGGCGGCGGCAAGCAACTGCGGCTCTGCTGTTTCCTCTGCCTCGGCCGGGTCCGCGTCCGTGGTCTCGCCGTCCTGCTCCTCCTCAGCCTCAGCCTCGGCGGCGTCCAGCGTGGAGGCGACGGAGTGGCTGGAGCCCATGTACCTGTTCGGCATGGATGGCATCATGGACGCCGGCTGGGGCGGCCTCCTCTTCCCCAGCAccggcgctggcgctggcggcgGCTTCGGCTTGGGCGCCGTCGATCCGTTCGACCAGTACCCCGGCGGCGGCTTCGATCAAGACGACCACTGGATGTGA